The DNA window GTCTTTCCCATTTAAACATCCAATTACCTTAAATACGTGGGCATTATTAATTTTCTTGGTCCCATATTTAGAAATCACGGTTGGTTGTTTAAAATTTAAGTTGATTTGGGGTTTATATTATGCACATCATGATAGGGGAAAAACTTCCGAGTGAATTTTAAATTCAGTTGTCTGTTATGTTCTTAAATGAAATGTTGTTGGATAGGTTTCACAATCTGATGTCCTTTCAAATTTGATCACATATTTGTAACTCTTGTCATACGAGAATGCTAAAGTTCTACtgataagaaaaaaaaagagagaactctgattgtttttgatgaaaatgataaatgattttcaTTGAATGATTTTAATTATTACGCTGGTAATAATAGATTCAGTCTGGCTTAATTGAATTTGTATATGCAGTTGCAGCTACCTAACATTAAACTAACTATTATAAATGTCAGGTACATAAAAACAATCAcattgatttgatcactaatcacTATATACTGACTGAGAAGAAATTCCCTTTCCAGTGCCTTCTACAGGAACATGGTAGAGGTTGCAAAACGTGTGACTTATAACCAGGCTGTTGGCATTTTTGGGTTCACTGGGGAAGATCATATTGGAAAAGTTAGTTTTCCACCTGTGCAGGTAAGGTCCATCCCTCCACTATGTAAATTGTGCCTATCATTGAATATTTCTCGTTACTTATTTTAATAAATGGGTTTTTTTATTGCTGGCAGATTGGACTGTGAGTGTTGGCTTCCCATGtcaatttctcttcatttttgcTAATACATAATAATGTTTTGTTCTAAAATGTTTATCTGGTTGTTTGTATTATTGTTTATATAAATTTTGGAGTTGTTATAGGCAAGTCGTGACCAAATAATGTTTTTGGTCACGACTTGCCAATAACAACTGCAGAGTTTATCAGAAGAATAATACAAACAACTAGATGAAAGTGTTGTCTAAGAAGAACTTGTAGCTCAATGTAACATTTTAGAACAAAACATTATTATGTATTAGCAAAAGTGAAGAGAAATCGACATGGGAAGCCAACACTCACAGTCCAATCTCATTTTTTTTTACCAACTGATCATTTTTTCCCACCAATATCTGATGCTTCTATTTCCATTATCATCATTGTCTTTAAAATACATGtagataattaaaaatatgttttatgtGTTAGTGTGTGTCCGGACAAAGTCTTAATTGGGTAATGATTCATGAACTGATGGACATGAGTGCAAGACTTTAATAAGTCCATACAAAATGTGAAGTTACTATTCAAATTTCTAGTTGTTTGGTTATTGGCAAGTCAAAGTCAAAACTAAATTAGTCAACTATCCCTATATTTCATGTATAGTACATATCACATGGAAATGATTGTATGTGCTACTTTGTTTATACAGGCAGTTCCATCATTTCCTAGTTCATTTCCTCACCTATTTTCTGGAAAAGATCATCTCCGTTGTTTAATTCCTTGTGCTATAGACCAGGTTTGTTGATCTCCGATGCTTTTGTGTGAATAAATTtaagttgattttattttaagaCTAAATAGTGTGATCATGGTGATTCCTGGTTTCTATGTTTCTGCAAAATTCTTGCTTTGCTTTTTAGATCTTTTTTGTTCAAATACATTTTATACATGTAGATTTTGAAAGGAAAATGAAGGTCTTAAAAAGATATGTTTCAATTTAACAATGACATTTTCCTCTCTTAAGGTGTTTAATAACTTACTATTTGTTAGCTAAGGATGAGATCAATACATTTGGGTGTTACTGAAGCTTTCACTCTGAGGTTGAGTGAAAAATATAATAGTTCTTGAATAGTTACCAAATTTCGATATTCAAAATTGTCCTTATCAGTGGATTTTTTGGATCGATTAGTTTAAAATCCATTCATGATGAAAACATCTACAAAATAAGTTTTTGTTGCCCTCTTTTGAGGCTTACATGTTGGGAAGCAAACTGTGTTATACTTCATTTATAAAATCTTAAATCGTTGAATCAGAACACTAATtgtaaaattattacaaaattttaaaactcatttatatgcatataaatatatgcatataaaATAGCATTAGTAGGATAAAGAAAACCTTAAATCACTTGAAATAGAATTATGTAAGTTTAAATCCATAAGCATAGCTCACAACATGATTAAAAATCTAAGTCACACTTCAAATacttatataaaatttaaatcaatTCATAAGCATAATCACAAAAATGTTTCATAGATCCTAGATCATACGATTAAATGATTAACAAGTGTGATTCCACACGATTTAAATTCATTCATAAGCATAATCACAAAAATGTTTCAAAGATCCTATATTACACTCTTGATTGCTGATGGCTAGCATAATCGTGGGATTCTACAAGTCAAATCGGAATTTTTACAACCAGATATGAAAAGAACCAAGTAGTTGGTTGGTTAATCTAACTGTCATCTTGTGACACGTCCAGTCATTTCTTTTCAAATAAGTTTAATTATTTAGTTCAGTCATCTCTTTAAAGTGTCATTATTTGAAGGAGCTCCATCCAGGTCATAGGATCATTTACAAGATCAATAAACACTAAAGAGTAGCAGATTATTTTCATGGAGATTGAGCTAAGAACTCAAACAGAGCAGTGATAGGATCAATTTAATATCTAAATAGGGAAATTAACAGAAACAGAATAATATAagaaaagactgacttttatttgaatttctctAGAGTTCAAATGGGATCTAGGGTTACAAACAAAAGTAGTATGCTGTAGAAaattggcagaaagatagaaaaaGTAAAAGAGGCTCTTAGAGAGGCCTTGGCTCTCCCAAGTGGGATATCCACTACTAATTTCTGCGTACCCTAACCACCAGCAGCTCCAATCATTTATTCTGATTCCTAGGACCCTTCCTCCACTCACAGGCTGCCAGCTGTGAGCCAGCTGTAATAACCCATGTGCAGCAAAACTAACAATTATCATGTTCTCTCTCCTTCCTTTTTTGTCTTTTCCTTACATAAAAACTGCCATATCTACCAATCAGCTTCCCTCTAATGGGTGAatcatgtaaaaaaaattaaagaggaGATGAAAAGACTCCTAAACTTACTATAATTAAATAAGTTAAAGGTTAACCTTTTTAATTTGTTCCAGCCTTTCATCTTTCATGTATTTTGCTACATTGTCTTCGTTTTTCCTTCATCCGATGGGCAAAAAGACTTCATTTGGAGATATGATAAGGCAGCCTCCTGAACTACCTAGAAATGAAAAGTAAAAGAGGGGAGAAAATATATTTTCTCAAGAGGTTCCCAATGCCCTTTGCAGTTATGATAGAAATAAATCATGTACATTTACTTTAAATATATCATGCACACTCTATACTTCTACGTAACCCGatcttttttatgttttttctaatACCTGGATGATTGATTGATGTGCATTTTAAATTTTACCTGTTCTTGGTAATAATTTTTCTTTATGACGTTTTCAGGATCCTTATTTTAGAATGACACGAGATGTTGCTCCTAAACTTGGATACAACAAGCCCGCTTTGATTGAATCATCATTCTTCCCCGCATTACAGGTATTATCATGTTATAAATAGTGCTAATTTATGAAACTAGTACAATCTAATACTGTGCATGTTCATGTATATATTTGCCATTGAATTTGCTTGCATATATGCTATTGCTGTGTATCTGCATGCATGTATATATTTTCCTTTGAGTTTTTCTGTGAAATAATCTCTTGTATACAGTATTTTTTGCCGGTTTCCTCAATTCCTTTGTGAAACATAAATGCTTGCAGGGGGAAACAGGAAAAATGTCTGCCAGTGATCCCAACTCTGCAATATATGTTACTgattctgcaaaagaaataaagaataaggtttgtttttgaaattattatttttactgcTTTGATTAGTAATGCATTGCTTACATTTAGACCTTGTAATTCTATTTGTACATTGCGACTCTTATCAGCTTAGCTCTAGAATCTTCATTTATCGCTACAAAAGGGTTTGTTTACTCTTTTCCTTTAAATTCATTCAGACTTGTTACCAATCACTAGATATCACTAGTAAATCTTGATCAACAATGCTGGATGATCATACAGTCTAATAATTTGTGCAATTCTCCCCACGGTTCTTCATGTTATCCTTTTTGTTCCATCCACTTGGTTAAGTTCATCACATATTGTGTATGTGTGACTATTTGCAGGTAAACAGACATGCATTTTCTGGTGGGCAAGATTCGGTAGAGAAACATAGACAGTTAGGGGCAAATATTGAGGTAAAAAGCAACTTTGTATTGCTTTATTTTGATGAATAATATGCAGTTCTCTTGTAACAAATATGTGAACAAGAGTTGATAATGATTACTTAGATATATGTACCAATCTAATAAAATATTATGGCGTTGTTTGATCTATATAGCCGACTCCACTTAGTGGGGTAGAGTGTTATTGTTGTATGCACCACCAATTTGATAAACACTGATAAATCGGCGTTCCTTTTTTTGGCCAGTCAATTCCTTTGTATTTCGTTAGTGCTTCTTGATCTTTATGTCTAATTATATGTAAAACATCTAAACATTCGGAGGATGTCATTTTTCAGGTAGATATACCTGTCAAATACCTTTCTTTTTTCTTGGAAGATGATGCTGAACTCGAACACATAAAGAAGGTCATATTTCTATCTCTTTTCCTAAATTATTTTACATGTAGCTAAATAAGACTTGTTTAATTTTTTCTGAGAATTTTATCATTCTCCTATAGGAATATGGAGCGGGACGCATGCTAACTGGTGAGGTGAAGCAGCGCCTAGTTCAAGTTTTGACTGAACTAGTGGAGAGACATCGGACAGCTCGAGCTAATGTGACCGATGAGGTACACACTAATCTTATTCCtctctttttaaaattaaattcttgATTTAGTCTTCCAAAATTTAGAGCTTTACCATATTAATATTTTAGAGGGATCATATGTTGACATCCTAATCTTGAGACATTCAAATCAAGAGttaattctttttaataagtAGGAGTTCCTTTTCATTATCTGAATTACATGCACCAAACTTGCTAGAGTATAAAATCATGCAGCTCTGTTACACAATGGTTCTGTTTAAGTTACGCAGTTCAGAAATAGTTATAACTAACTTAGAAATGGTATTAGCTGACTTGCATGCATTTTGACACTTAAGTCCTAATCAATATTTGTATGTTGATAAATTTTTGTTCATCATATGAAATTATTATCAAAAGTTCAAAACTGTTTTTATGTTGGGCTGTCATTTTCTACATTGGTAAGATTACAGGGTTGAAGTCTTGTATTTTTTCCCCCACTTTTATGATCCAAAACTTACCTAGTCtcctttttttcatatttttttcagaTGGTTGATGCATTTATGGCTGTGAGGCCACTTCCTTTCATGTTTGACTGAAGAGTTTACCTAAATATTGATTGGTATTCATTTGTTTAAGTACTTAAATATTGGTTGTTTGACTAATTTATTGCCAGGGTAAATTATATTGTGTATGTTgtgtataatttaatatttacaaTAGATACATTTTATACTTGATATCCTTTCTCTTCTTTAGCAAAATGCCCTTTGACAAATGCTGTAGATAATTCACAATCTTCCATTGCCTTTGTTTACTTTTGGGCTCCTTTGAGGGATACCTGTCCTTGGAGGATATACGTTGGTCTGgatttttaattgattagaattcaTAAAATGGAATCCGTTTTGTAAgtacaaaatgaaaaaaagaaagaaatatcaaGCTAACAATAAGTGAGGGCAGTGGTATCTTGAGCAGTAAAGAATAAAGATCCAATATCTAGAGGGTGGTTCCTTCATAGAAGTCTCATCACACCTAGTGCCATAATGTGCTAAATGTTCCATTGAGTACTTGCGAATTAAGTTAATAAGTGTTTATGTATTTTACATATTTTTGTAACTTATCACCGACCAACTCCTTAGATATGAAGTGCATCAGATTCTGGTTAGAGTTTATTTCTATGAAGAGAGAATGACACTGACTGCTGCCTGTTAACACTCTGGGGTCCATTCAAATCGTTCTTCTTTCtttaacaaagtataaaacattaACTACTTGTAAATCGGCGGGGTAGATATGGTAGTTTTTAATGATACAAATGCCTGTTAACACTCTGGAGTCCATTCAAATTGTGCTTCGTTCTTCAACAATTTGTAAAACGTTAAAACATTGAATCAATCTTGATATGAACCTGTTCAAAGCCGTGATCATCTCGTTTAACTTTATTACCTCTTTCTTTTTCATTGGTGCTTCCATCTTGATGATCACTTCACATTTATTTGGGTTCCTTTTTATGCCTCTCTCCATTAGGTAAAAGCAAAGaattttttggttctaactctaaAGGTGCATTTTTATGGATTGAGCTTAATCTTATATTGCTGATCACATTGGAACTCACGAGCCACACACCCTTTGTGTCACTCTTCTTCGCCGAACTTGATGATTGTGTAGTCATGTTAACCTCTAGTGTTTCTCTTATTTCTTCATTAAAATTTTGTTCAATATCCTCTAGTATGTTGCGCTAGTATTCTTCAAGCTAAAGGACATGATGTTGCATCGATAGTTTGCCTGCTCTTTTATAAATGATGTTTTGTCCATGTCTTTTTCGAACATGGGT is part of the Vicia villosa cultivar HV-30 ecotype Madison, WI linkage group LG2, Vvil1.0, whole genome shotgun sequence genome and encodes:
- the LOC131652178 gene encoding tryptophan--tRNA ligase, cytoplasmic — its product is MEPSTEANQEQKEEQVITPWEVSGKEGGKIDYDKLIDRFGCQRIDQSLIQRVEQLTSLPAHVFLRRGVFFAHRDFAEILNAYEKGDKFYLYTGRGPSSEALHLGHLIPFMFTKYLQDAFKVPLVIQLTDDEKFLWKNLTVDECRRLARENAKDIIACGFDISKTFIFSDFDFVGGAFYRNMVEVAKRVTYNQAVGIFGFTGEDHIGKVSFPPVQAVPSFPSSFPHLFSGKDHLRCLIPCAIDQDPYFRMTRDVAPKLGYNKPALIESSFFPALQGETGKMSASDPNSAIYVTDSAKEIKNKVNRHAFSGGQDSVEKHRQLGANIEVDIPVKYLSFFLEDDAELEHIKKEYGAGRMLTGEVKQRLVQVLTELVERHRTARANVTDEMVDAFMAVRPLPFMFD